A window of the Sphingobium sp. CAP-1 genome harbors these coding sequences:
- a CDS encoding DUF2497 domain-containing protein, translating to MGDMTKEPSMEEILSSIKRIIAEEGEEAVQAAPRRMRGEAKVAALPPLEPAIEEVLELTDEIAEEDTVPAPKAAPKSAPAAAAPSAAPAVEADDSILSVESEVAARHSLSALSSMLVTPRDGGDNTLDGLVRAMLKPMLKEWLDARLPAMVEEMVAKEIARITGR from the coding sequence ATGGGTGACATGACCAAGGAACCCTCGATGGAAGAGATACTCTCGTCCATCAAGCGGATCATCGCCGAGGAAGGCGAAGAAGCGGTGCAGGCCGCGCCGCGTCGGATGCGGGGTGAGGCGAAGGTCGCCGCGCTGCCCCCGTTGGAGCCTGCCATCGAAGAAGTGCTGGAACTGACCGACGAGATCGCGGAGGAAGATACCGTGCCCGCTCCCAAAGCCGCGCCCAAGAGCGCGCCCGCCGCAGCGGCGCCCAGTGCCGCGCCTGCTGTTGAAGCCGACGACTCGATCCTGTCGGTCGAAAGCGAAGTTGCCGCACGCCATTCGCTTTCGGCGCTGTCGTCGATGCTGGTGACGCCCAGGGATGGTGGGGACAATACGCTCGACGGCCTGGTCCGCGCGATGCTCAAGCCCATGCTGAAGGAATGGCTCGACGCGCGTCTGCCGGCGATGGTCGAAGAGATGGTTGCGAAGGAAATTGCGCGCATCACCGGCCGTTAA
- a CDS encoding TolC family outer membrane protein, giving the protein MTAKRTYTRHRAAAALLLLTSAFIAPAQAETLRGALAKAYASNPTLTGARAGQRATDENVPIQKAGGRPGLDLTGSYSESILKPTISFTSPQRTVNAQATLTVPVYSGGTVRNGIKAAKIRVAAGQASLRGTEASIFSQTVAAYMDVIRDMAIVSLNAANVKVLEVNLQATNDRFEVGDVTRTDVAQSQSRLALAQSDYQTAQANLITSRENYIALVGEAPDNLEAPPQLPGLPADPDAAVQVALKDNPDILAAQKQREARGYDVKAARGSVMPTLSAFTQAGYTNYLDSLDNGSAGGGSQINKQAAAGIQISVPLYQGGRPAAQVRQNQALESQAIEQEIEAERSVIAQTRAAYASWQASLQTIDSNQKAVAAADLSLEGVRAENSVGSRTILDILNAEQESLNAKVQLVAARRNAYVAGFSLLAAMGHAEADDLGLESGTLYDPMVNYDRVKGKWFDWDFDPAARPVATRTVDTPAQNANVDAASARQP; this is encoded by the coding sequence ATGACAGCGAAGCGCACCTACACACGGCATCGTGCCGCAGCCGCCCTGTTGTTGCTGACCTCTGCCTTTATCGCCCCCGCGCAGGCTGAAACGCTGCGGGGGGCGCTGGCCAAGGCCTATGCCTCCAACCCGACCCTGACCGGCGCACGCGCCGGCCAGCGGGCGACCGACGAAAATGTGCCGATCCAGAAGGCCGGCGGCCGTCCCGGCCTGGACCTGACCGGCAGCTATAGCGAAAGCATCCTCAAGCCGACGATCAGCTTCACCTCGCCCCAGCGCACCGTCAATGCGCAGGCGACATTGACCGTTCCGGTTTATAGCGGCGGCACGGTGCGTAACGGGATCAAGGCGGCGAAGATCCGGGTCGCGGCAGGGCAGGCGTCGCTGCGCGGCACCGAAGCCAGCATCTTTTCCCAAACCGTCGCCGCCTATATGGACGTGATCCGCGATATGGCGATCGTGTCGTTGAATGCGGCCAATGTGAAGGTGCTGGAGGTCAACCTCCAGGCGACCAACGACCGGTTCGAGGTGGGCGACGTGACGCGCACCGATGTTGCCCAGTCGCAGTCGCGGCTGGCGCTGGCGCAGTCGGATTACCAGACGGCGCAGGCGAATCTGATTACCAGCCGGGAAAATTATATCGCGCTGGTCGGCGAAGCGCCGGACAATCTGGAAGCGCCGCCGCAATTGCCGGGCCTTCCCGCCGACCCGGATGCGGCCGTGCAGGTCGCGCTGAAGGATAATCCCGACATTCTCGCTGCGCAAAAGCAGCGGGAAGCACGCGGTTATGATGTGAAGGCGGCGCGCGGTTCGGTGATGCCGACGCTGTCGGCCTTCACCCAGGCGGGCTACACCAATTATCTCGACTCGCTCGACAATGGCAGCGCGGGCGGCGGGTCGCAGATCAACAAGCAGGCGGCGGCCGGTATCCAGATTTCGGTGCCGCTCTATCAGGGTGGCCGCCCGGCGGCGCAGGTGCGCCAGAATCAGGCGCTCGAATCGCAGGCGATCGAGCAGGAAATCGAGGCCGAGCGCAGCGTGATCGCCCAGACGCGCGCCGCTTACGCCAGTTGGCAGGCGTCGTTGCAGACGATCGATTCGAACCAGAAGGCGGTCGCGGCGGCCGACCTGTCGCTGGAAGGCGTGCGGGCCGAAAATTCGGTCGGCAGCCGCACCATCCTCGACATCCTCAATGCCGAGCAGGAATCGCTCAACGCCAAGGTGCAGTTGGTGGCGGCGCGGCGCAACGCCTATGTCGCGGGTTTCAGCCTGCTGGCGGCCATGGGCCATGCCGAGGCGGACGATCTGGGCCTGGAAAGCGGCACGCTTTATGACCCCATGGTCAATTATGATCGGGTGAAGGGCAAATGGTTCGATTGGGACTTTGATCCCGCCGCCAGGCCGGTTGCGACCCGCACCGTTGACACGCCTGCACAAAATGCCAATGTCGACGCGGCTTCCGCACGGCAGCCTTAA
- a CDS encoding protein-L-isoaspartate O-methyltransferase family protein: protein MTEQNFPSMRAAMVESQLRTSDVDDQRVIAVMAKVPREDFVPAERRAMTYIDRPIPLSAGRALNPPLVTGRLLKEAQLVPGDKVLLIGAATGYAAALLVELGAQVTAVEEEGGPDIAVPGATVVRGPLNAGASAGAPYDLLFIDGAVEEVPAALVEQLADGARVVTGIADRGVTRLSSGRVVGGLLGLNSLIDMEMVVLPGFSAPRAFTF from the coding sequence GTGACCGAGCAGAATTTTCCTTCGATGCGGGCCGCCATGGTCGAAAGCCAGTTGCGCACCAGCGACGTGGACGACCAGCGCGTCATTGCCGTGATGGCCAAGGTGCCGCGCGAGGATTTCGTGCCGGCCGAACGTCGCGCCATGACCTATATCGACCGTCCGATTCCGCTGAGCGCCGGTCGCGCGCTCAACCCGCCGCTGGTGACGGGCCGGTTGCTCAAGGAAGCGCAGCTCGTGCCGGGCGACAAGGTGCTGCTGATCGGCGCGGCGACCGGCTATGCCGCCGCGCTGCTGGTCGAACTGGGCGCGCAGGTGACGGCGGTCGAGGAAGAGGGCGGTCCTGACATCGCGGTGCCGGGCGCGACTGTGGTGCGCGGCCCGTTGAATGCCGGTGCATCCGCGGGCGCCCCCTATGATCTGCTGTTCATCGACGGCGCGGTGGAGGAAGTGCCGGCCGCGCTCGTTGAGCAACTGGCCGATGGCGCGCGCGTCGTGACGGGGATCGCCGATCGCGGCGTGACTCGCCTCAGCAGCGGCCGGGTCGTGGGTGGTCTGCTGGGGCTGAACAGCCTCATCGATATGGAAATGGTCGTGCTGCCCGGTTTCAGCGCGCCCAGGGCATTTACGTTCTGA